ataattgtctgaaatttatttagttgcttattaatatattttgttttatggaAAGACTTGAGAAAGTTTGAGTTACATATTCTAAATGTATTGGAAATTATTGGTTTCTCCATCACCTTTTTATTAACCAAtagtattaaaaagaaaaaactatctTAATTATTCCATGACTATGAACATAGGTGAATACAACAAAGGAACGATTGGAAAAGTGGGAGCACAAGAAGCAGGTCAAAGTTCAGAGTTGAGATGCAACTtcttctaaaatgaaaaaaataaataaattgctAATACAGTTTTGTACTTAACTACTATTTTGAGATATTTAATATGAGACAAAAACAATTGTATGGtacttataaaaaaagtacCGTCATTACTTATGTTGTTTTTGTAACTTCtattcaattcaattatatttttcgtataacttctgtttatatatttcataatgaagaaaaacatataaaaaaaagtaaaatgattaaTGCACTTAACACTATTATGTGTACGTTAATTATGAGAAGGAGGTAGCATAATTAACTTGGGCAAATGCTTTTGTTTTGGAAATTAAGGttgatttttctattcattattgttatgaatttttatttattttaaaactttttaacttgtgacatttttaacaaaactcagtcagtaataaaaatatcatattaataacttatatatatatatatatatatatatattaatttatctttatttttaatcaatgtggaacttttaataaaataattcaaaaaacttattaaattttatcataaaaaagttttcaaagggatatttttttttacaatttgattTGATGGTTCATTAATACATGTTCTCATAAGTGATATATTTAAGttgttttatatgaaatattagCTCATAAGTAAgtcttattataaataaatattgtagtttttctattaatcatattttatattttgatcctcattttgttaaattaagATAAGTTagttttgataatatatattattagaagaTTCGCGTcataagactaatttatatagttgaatttaaatcttattttaaaaatcgataatcaaattaattttgtgaaattaaattaaatttaaaatgtatgaaAATGTATGTTGAAAATTGGATATAGATTACATtaaaccggttttgtgggggGTAAAGATGTATACCCTCACCGTTGGCGAGTTTGGTGTGCAGTGTGAGGAGTGAATGTGATGAAAATTGAATTGTGGATGCATTGACTTTGGTGAGATTGAAACACTTCCGAAACGTGAAAGCGTGGTAGTGGTGGGGTGGAGTTGAGGGTGTTCATACGATAACATGTACTTTTCAAAGAAATGTGCTGTACATGAACCGCGCTGGGCTCATTATTTTCTACCATCTTCAATGGTCCCTTTCAGTAATCCTCACAAAACTTGTTCAATCTAATCTGAATTTTCTCACAAGGAAGAATTCTTAATTGAGAAAATACAAAAGATGTCTCATATTTACTAGCCAGGCTGGGTTCTTGCAACACCAATGGGAACATTTGGTTGCATACCCAATTATTTAATGGAGACAAGTGTACAGAATTACTTGCTGGATCACCAAGGTAGTGTAGTGGAACCTCTATTTGACCAGTTGACTCTTTTCtccaataattattattctcattaatGCTTCCACTTACTTTCAcaccttattattattttaattcacattcAGATCTTAGAATCAAACAATCCTAACTTGTACCCATGTTTACCAGCTACTACTTCACCTTAAGAATTAAGACTTCTATTTCGTCTTCCATACATAACTATTTATCCAATTACTCTTCCTAGATAaaggaacaaaacaaaaacgaattcaataaatataacatccttttagtttatttgatcAGAATGAAGTTCTATTTGTGATTGTctctattaaataatatattatcggACACAGATTGAGATCAACCAGACAATGAATTAGAAGGCTTTCCACCATCAGATGATTAACCACTGCACCGTCCACTCCCAATGTCATAGCGTGTCCTTTTCATCATTAAATTATTGTCTGTCACTTGTGCAAAACCACATCAGCGATTGCAGCATTTCAATACtgctttatttttaactgtatGTTTCAATGTAAAACTGAACAGAAGAAATATAAGTTAGTTGAGTTGTGTCCTTTGTCTCTGATTAAAGTCGTGCCTAGTTGTATATGACAGAAACCTTTTCAATATTTCAACTCAAgcgtttaataatatttataatgaaactTATTTCACAAGAGACAGAAATTGTTGTTTCATCTACCTCAAAGTACCAAAAGAGGAACAACTCAAAATTGATCTACAGGCAGAACTGATATGATTTAACACTCTTTTGTATCAGCTAAagaaaacacataaaaacaaaacaagacagAAACATGAAACATTTGTTTCCTACTAAAGGTAGTCGTCATGCGTTGATGAGGGTCTGTGActgtcttcctctgccaaagattCTCTTCCATGTTCTGAGTTGAGTGATGAAGTGTCCATGAATGCCAAGTCTGACTGTGGAAACACCTGATATAATTCGCTTCCTCAGCCTCATTAGCCTCTTCCCAATCTTAATCTTCAACTTAGAAATTCTGAGTCTGAGACATGACGGTTTTCTGCGTGAATCTGCTTTCTCCAACACCTTGTGGATCAGAAACTGTGCCCTTCTGTGGATTATGTCTTGAGGGTCCTCCTTATCCACCTTTGAGTAAGCATAAGACCTCCTACACAGATccattcttctctttttctggAGTGAGAGAGTGAAGTTGATAAGCATACAGAGCTctgaaactaaaatttatagTATAGTTTTGGGTGGTGGGGCCATTGAAGGATGTCATGTGCActaattttttgttgaaaataatgGAGATCATGACTGTGCCTGAACTGGCCTGTATCATTTTCTCATAATGAATCCTTCTCCTCAAATACAAACTGCCATGGAAAGGACAACTTCAACCATTATTACTTAATCATCAACTATACAATTCAATTTCGGATACCCATTATGAGTTTggttaattttatagttttaatttatcgCACAGTTAGCTATCCAAATAATTACTTCTTTATCACAACAAGTGATAATTTATACTAGattgttaataatatatgaaagattaaggattaaaaaactatttgttAAATcgtattttttaaagaaaagaaagagaaaaaaaaatcataattattgtAGTTAGTACTTGTGAATTAAAGTcaactaataatttaataagCTTAGttgtctttttatatataagtcGGAAGAAACCTAGAAAAGCTATAAAAGAATGAAAGTAAGATGATTACATCATGTTTATGTTTAGACTAACAAATTAGTCACAAACTAACTTCCAATCTCTTCCAACTTAAGAAGTATAATTACAACTCCAAATTTAAAACATCTAACTAGTGTGATGGATTTGGACTCAGCTAGTAACTTTTTATTTCCTCAATTTGTATTAGTAAATTTAAGAAAGTGAACTTTTCTAATTTGCTCAACACTGTGACGTGAAATTGAAACTGTGTGGCAAAGAAGTAAACGGAGGGACCTTAATGAGGTGTTCGGCCTGCGGGAGGTTTGGTTAGTGTGTGATTATagcaatttaaaaattatacgtTGACCAcaataattgtaattatatattcataaattattttgattataataatatcattaataaaaaaaaattagattcaTGGACACTATTCTCAATCCAAGAATTTGTTAGATTTATAATGAAAGAGGTTTATTTGGAGgatataaacattaataaaatatgaattccatcttttttatttaaaatcttaaaataataagtttttcatttttatataatatttaaaagaaataataggtTGTGGTGTGAATAGCGATGGAATTTGTAATATCACCGACTAGAAGAAGCATATTGTGAAATTCAAACATTGATTTAATTGTGGTATAGTTGCTTTCTTTCTAATGATGGAAGCACTTCTGAAGTCAAAGAAACTCTTTTAAGTCAAAGAACAATTTGAGAAAAGCATGAGTCTTGCACGGTGTAAAGCAGACCAAATTTCTAAGGGTGGGGGATCTTTCAATCCCATTCTTATATTCCTACTTTATTTGGCACCActtcttaaagaaaatgaaattattcaaAATCATTAAAACTAATTGTTCATCaaagaaaaaatcacaaaatttacATAGAAAACACCCAACTCAGTATTTAACATGCATCTGTTTATGGAACTATTCCACTCATTTCATTTTAGGGTGGAGTTCTTATTTTAGTAAagtcaatttaatatatataaataagtaaatataaactttatcttataattttataaaattactttttaactttttcatgtAATATGgggaaatatattattttaaaaatatatacatactaAGTAAAgaacatttacattttttttttatatttaaagttataatGGATGACTATTGACATTGAGAATAggttcatatttaaaataaaaataaactttaacttgttctttttattttgaaaataggtTCATTATTAAATTgtgaattataaattatattaaatgattCCTTCATTACAATATAAAGGATATAGATTTGTGAATTATAAAGGTGTAAGTCTCTTTAATTGATAAGATATTCCTTTTCTGACTCCTTCTTCTTCGTATTTACTGTTAATATCTTATTTCTTAAGCCTtctaattacaaatatataagtttCCTATCAATACGTTTCCCTTAAACATTAATTTCCTCTAGGAAGGATAAATAAAGAACTATATTTGAGTGTTAGGTAAAATGTCTTGAATTAATACAATAATTCCTGTTCAATCCTTCTGTTTAACTTTTTTGAGCAATTAAATGTAAATCAtggtgaaaataaataaatataacattgttGTGCTATAGAGTTAAACAATCCAACAATGGATGGTTTAACTCAGTTGGACCTTAAATTATCTGTTAGAACATTTTGATGGTGGGACATTAGTCTATTTCATACCATtaattttgttgtctttttataatttttttattactttctttcACCGTTTTCTTCCGttcattatttattgatttctcAGACTCATtcctattttttctttgttttttttaagtgtaatcattatatattttgactTTGTCTACTAAGATAAAGAttctttatcttcaatttcctttttttactttgatcattcttttgttattgtttgtCCATCAgccttttctaatttttctctaTTGTCAATATTCTTTTGTTGTTGTGTACAAGAAAATTTTTAAGCAATTCTTCAACAAATTTTCACCACGACGTAGTTGGATGTTTTATTGtatagaaataattaattaaaatcattatcgTTTATGAAACATCCATGTTAGTATATAAAGCCAATAATacattgaattatttaattttaaaaaatgaataattaaatatactaaGTTATTATGATAAATTGTCTCTGTATGATGTGAAAGGCAACATCAGGTACAAGATGATATTTCTGAGTTCACTTTGTTATTTAAAgcatttgtttaaaattaatgaatcttGAATCTTCAGTCTAATCAAGAAAACATAAGTTTCTTTAATAGATCTAACCACAAAATCACTCAGTTAAACCTTATCATAATGCCCAATTATTTCTACTATATGCACCAcccaaaattttcttttcacccTTCTAACTTTAACATCAGTAATACAATGAAAATCTAAAACTAACCCACCTTATACGTATCTTAAATacagaattaaataaattagagcttaaatttaattatttttcacatttttctttggtTGATGCTCTTCCCTCTTCAAATATGTTTTATGATAGTTATGACagacttttaaaatcttttgtaTGGTGTCGTTTCAACGTTATATTATAACATCCCCAAAAGAGAAGACAAATCAATGTAACGGTAGTACATTAACTATAGAGACccttaaaatatgaatatatatatatatatatgaatctCAGTAGATAttatgaaaacattttaaattcttttttacattgatattgtttaatattatctaatcaaaatattactataacttttataattaagttttttcagttttctattaaaaatagaatattttaatgaagtattttaatttctttataaaaataaaatatttttttcaaataaacgGCTCGTAATGTGCACATCACTGTTATTCAAATGCTATATGTAATCTAATTAAggaactaataataaaattatcaatttactccttaaatatatgaaaaattcaaatgaatTCTCTTTAGCCTATTATAGGTTTAAATGACTTGTATGATATATTCTAAAACTTTCTAAACAAGATTTAAATATCTAATCCGGGTTTGccttaaaaatttaagaacaaCAGCTATCGTTTTAGTTAAACAAATttccacattttttttacaaaagctCCTTAAATAATGGAAGAACTGTAAtctatgttttataaaattaaatatttataatttacatttttgtaAACTTAATAGTAAAATTACAAATCCCTATTATGTACAACTAAATACGCTATTGTATTGTAGAACATAGTATTGAAAGGATAAATCATATTCAGCTGTACGtcaaaatcaaaaccaaactactaaaacaataattaaatttagttataacttaaaaaaaaggaGATTATGTAGTATAAAATATAACGAAACGACaaagtttacaaaaatatcatacaagcagctcaataaattaaaatatttagatatatGTTCAATAATAAAAGCTTATCAAACTATATgtaatgaaaagtaaaaaaaaataataataatccaattttaaaaacatgGTAATGGCAGAGGCGGAACATTGAAAAAGCACAAACACGATAATAGCATAATGCATAATAAGATTAAGTAAACAAGTATTCCGCAAACAATTTATGGATACAAAAGACGGGTCCCATAAAATTTAATGTGATCAAGCAAAcaaagggaaaaggaaaaggcGAAACGCaggacgatgatgatgatgataagtATGATAAGATTACAATAGGAAAGGATAGACTTCT
Above is a genomic segment from Vigna radiata var. radiata cultivar VC1973A chromosome 10, Vradiata_ver6, whole genome shotgun sequence containing:
- the LOC106775583 gene encoding uncharacterized protein LOC106775583, producing MLINFTLSLQKKRRMDLCRRSYAYSKVDKEDPQDIIHRRAQFLIHKVLEKADSRRKPSCLRLRISKLKIKIGKRLMRLRKRIISGVSTVRLGIHGHFITQLRTWKRIFGRGRQSQTLINA